AAACCGCGGGTAAGGCCTGGGTTGCCCGGCCTTATTCCCTGGCGGCCATCAGCAACAGCTTTTCCTTGCAACCGCCTTTCAGCCTGCATTCACCGGATCAGCCGCCGCAACAGCCGTTCCGCTATCGCAATAAGCGCCTGATGACCTGGTTGGCCGGTGCAGAACCGCGCCGGCAATGTGCGCTCAGGCTCGCCGGCCGGTTACAAAAGCAGGCGGCCGTGGAAGCAGCCGAGGTGATGGCTATTTTACGCACCCACGCAAGGGCTGATCGCCCGACCGGCAATCGGGATTTGTGCATGCATGCCGGCGGGCCGCACCGTCCGAGTGAAACCACCAACGCCATGGTGGCCTGGTTGGGACCTGCCGGACCCAAGGTGTGGTTTACCGGATGCCCTCAACCGTGCTGCAGTGAATTTCAGCCTGTGGCATTTGACGCCATACAGGTGGCGCAGACTTTTGGTGAGGGCTTTTGGGAGCAACAGCGTGGTTTGCTGGATGGCCTTACATCATCGGAACGGCGCGAGCGGCGGGCATGGGCTGGCCGCCCGCGCTGACCACCGTGCTCACACGTCTTGCTTGTTTTTCCTGCCCGCGCGTTGCCGGGCGCGCCAGATACGTGCCAGCAAAACCAGCACCAGGCCCAGCACAAACAGGCTGAGTGCCCCGGGCTCTGGTACGTAGACATTGTCGCTATGGGTGATGAAGGGCGCAGGATAGGTGTTGGCTGGCAAGAACAGTGGGGCCGCCGGAATCTCGGGTTGCGGGGTTTCCGCCAACGCCAGCCAGGGGTATTCAGGCGCTTCGGTCACCGTTTGCGGCGGTTGCTCCGCGAGCGTGATGGGTTCGCCCCACACCGGCAGCACGACCAAGCCCATTGCCAGCAGCAATGCAGCGTTCAGACCTCGTCTGTTCATGGCCAGTGCGCCCCCAGATCACTTTGTCGCACGATAGTACCACTTGATTTTGTGGGCTGTCATCTGTTGTGTTTTGTGGGAGTGTTGACGAGGGGAGATCAAGGCAATGCCGTTTTTGTCTGGAGTCAAAAACGGTAGATGCTGGTTGCTATTGGTCGAGTCAGGCGGTGCTTCTCTTTACAGCCTTGGGCATCTTATAGAAAGCCCTGTTCTTTTGGGCGGGGCTTTGAGGGTGGTGGTATTGGCGGACAAATTTGCCGGGAGCAAATTTGGGCAGCTTTGCTGGCCGGAGGGCGAGCCGCAGGACGCGGTGAGCCAACTATCGGAATAGCCTATGGGCTGTTCTGACCCTGCGGGCTGATGTGAAAGGAGTCGTCGGGGCGGAAGCATCGTAACAGCCTAAGGGCTGTTACGCCCCTGCGGGCTGCGCGCTATCGCGCTTGTGGCTAAATGCTGGTCGCATTTAGTCGAACCAGGCGGTGGGTCTCTCTACGCCCCTGGGCACCATACAAAAAAGCCCCGCTCTTTCGAGCGAGGCTTTTGTGTATGGTGCCCAGGGGCGGAATCGAACCACCGACACGCGGATTTTCAATCCGCTGCTCTACCGACTGAGCTACCTGGGCATTCCCGCTAGCGCGAGAGGCGCGTATTAAACCCGCATGGGCAGGTGGAGTCAAGGCCCGGTTGGGGCTTTTTGGCAGAAAGTCTTGCTGGTCTGTGGGATTGGATCGTCACAATTACAGGTTGCTCAAAAGCTGTACAGTGGAGGTGTTTTGTGAAGGCAAAAGAACTGTTAACCGAGTGGGAAAATACCACCGAGCGCTGGAAAGGCGAGGTGGAGTATGTGTTGAATCTGCCGGCTAAGGATGCGGCGCGGTTGGAGGCATTGGCCGCCTTGTACCCGGCGGTGGATAAAACCACGCTTATCAACCAATTGATTCACGCTGCGTTGGAGGAGATCGAGTCTTCCATGCCTTATGTGCAGGGTCCCAAAGTGGTCGCCCACGATGAACTGGGCGATCCTATGTATGAGGATGTGGGACTGACGCCGGAATACCTCAAGCTGAGGGCAAAATTCGCCGAGCAGTTCCGCCAGGCCGGCTGAATTCTTACCTGCTTATGCGCCGGGTGACGAGTCGCTCGGCGGCACATAGCCTTCGGCTTGGTCGAAGTCCTGGCCCGACAGGAATTTATCCATCTGCTCCTGCAAATAGGCGCGTGCGGTGAGATCCATCAGGTTCAGGTGCTTTTCGTTGATCAGCATGGTCTGGTGCGCCAGCCATTCCGACCAGGCTTTCTTGCTCACATGCTCAAACAGGTCCTGACCTTTGGCACCGGGAAACGGCGGCACGGCCAGGCCTTCGAGTTCCTGTTGGTATTTGCGGCAAAAAACGGTTCGGCTCATGGTGAATTGACTTCGGCTGAGTGGGACGGGGATTCTACCACTGCTGGCCATTCAATGTGGGCGCTGCCGAGCTTGCGTTTCAAAAAGCCGTTGGCTCGCAGTTCAAGCAACTTTTCACTTGCTGCCACGGCCAGCAGCCGGCCCATCCTGTCATCGGCAAAACTGTAACAAAGGGCTTTGTCGATCAGTGGGTGATCCACCGCAAAGGTGGGCATGGCCAGCCCGTCTGACTGTGCTATTTCTGCAATTTCCGCTGGGCTGGCAATAATCGCATCAACTCTTTGTCCATTCAGCATACGCAGCGCATTGCGCTGATTGACGGCCATGACTTTCTGAGCAGTAAGCGACTGGGGTAACGCGTAGTGATAGCCCCGCACAAGGCCGAGCTTCAGGCCGTTAAGCCCGGACAGCGCGGTGATGGCCGGGCGGTCGGGCGGGGTAAAAATGTAGCGCTTGATCTGCGCAAACGGAATGCTTTTGACAGATGTAACCGGGGGGCTCACATCACAAAAGTCGGGCACAAACGCGCGGACCTGACCGGCACGGTACATCTGATCTGCGCGCACCGGCGGCACCACATGGGTTTTAATTGTCGCATTGAAACGGCGCTCCAAAAAACTGACAACTTCCAGGTGGACCTCATACAAGGGGCCTTTGCCTTCCGCCTCCATGTAAACCGGCACTTCCATCGCAACAAAATGCCATTCGGGCGTGGCGCCCTGCAAGCTGCCAGCCCAGAAACACAGGAGCATCAGAATGGCGGTTGCTTTCAGAATAGTGGATCTCCGTTGGCCATTAAGTCGATGAGTTTTTTTACCGGCGCCGCCAGGCCCAGCGTGCCGGGTTTGGCGGGTGCGACCCAGCGTTGGGCTTTTTCATTAATTACCGACGGGGTGGATGCTAATTGCAACACCACCGGTTCAATGTCCAAATGGTAATGGCTGAAGGTATGGCGCCAGCCGGCGATTGTGTGGTGCTGTTCAACCGGTCCCAGCTGCCTTTCAGTCCAGTGTAGCGCAGATTCCCCTGTGGCCAGTTCCGGCAGGCTCCAGAGTCCGCCCCAGATACCGGAGGCCGGCCGTTGTTCCAGCAGCAGTTCACCGGCGGGGTTGCGGATCATGAGCAGCTGCACGCTTTTTTCAGGTAATACTTTTTTCGGCTTTTTACCCGGAAAGTCGGCGATGCGGCCGGCACCGGATGCCACGCAACCCATTTGTACCGGGCAGCGTTCGCACGCCGGTTTGGTGCGCGTGCACAGGGTGGCGCCGAGATCCATCATGGCCTGGGTGTAATGGCCGGTGCGCTCAGTTGGTGTGGCGGCCTCGGCGTGTTGCCAAAGCGTATTGGCCACCTGAGTTTGCCCGGGCCAGCCTTCTACGCCGTGATAACGCGCCAGCACCCGTTTAACATTGCCATCCAGAATGGCCGCGTGCTGGCCGTAGGCGATTGCAGCGATGGCGCCGGCGGTTGAGCGGCCGATGCCCGGCAGCGCCGACAGCTGTTCTACGGTTTTCGGAAACCGCCCCTTGTAGTCGGATGCCACCTGCTTTGCCGCTTTGTGCAAATTGCGCGCGCGGGCGTAGTAGCCAAGGCCGGTCCACAGATGCAGCACGTCATCAATGGGTGCGTCGGCCAATTGTTTTACAGTGGGGAAGCGTTGCATAAACCGGGTGAAGTAAGGAATTACCGTGCTCACCTGAGTTTGCTGCAACATGATTTCCGAAACCCACACGCGATAGGCGGTGATATTTTTCTGCCAGGGTAAATCCTTGCGGCCGTACTGGTCATACCAGCGCAGTACGGCCGCAGCGTTCAGCACTTGGGTCATTCTTTCTTTTTGCCACCGAACAGGTTTTTCAACAACTCTTTGGCTTCCGGATTTTTTTCCAGGTGTTTATCCAGTTGCTTGTCTAACTCTTTATTGACCTTGGACTTCACCTCATCGCGGTACATGTCTTCAATTGCCGCCATATCCGGTGCGCAAGAGCGCGCATTGAGTTTGGCGAAACTGTCTTTGCAGCGGATGGGGAGTTTTTTATTGAGCAGCTTTTTATTGGCGATAGGGCAATTCAATAACGCATTGGCCGCTTCATCGATAGTGAGGTCAAATTTGAAATCGAGTCCGCCTTTGGCGAGATCCACCACGCCCAAACCGCCCATGGCCATGGATTCCACGCCACCGTTCATGGATTTAACCGTGAGCTTCTGATTGGCCAGTTGGATCTGGCTGGTGAGCGTTTGCAGTTTGGTGAAGTCCGCCCACTCAATGGCGGGCATTTCCTTGCGCTGCGCCAGCATAGCCAGTTCGCACAAACTCTTTTCCAGATTCATGCTGTGCAGCAACATCTGTTGGCTTTGCAGGCCGATATCGGCCGTGAGGGCTTCTGCCAGCGCGGTGGATGTAGCGCCGCGGGATTGACCCTTTACCGTAACGGCGCCACTACCCGACACCAGGGGTGCAACTTCGAAATCCTGCAGCAGTTTTTCCAGCGGCATTTTATTGCCCGTGGCATTAAAGCTGAGTGTCGCTTCATCTTTGCGCGCATCGAATACCCCATTGGCATTGAGCGGGCCTTCGTGCAGGCGGGCATCAAAACTCTTCAGCTGGATCAAACCGGCTTTGGCGATGACTTTGGTTTTGACTTGCTGGAACGGCAGGCCTTTAACGGTCATTTTGTCAAAGCCGGCCAGCAGATCCAGGTTGAGTGCGCGCAATGCCTCCAGTGGCAAGGCATCGCTAGCGGCCGGCTTACTCTGGCGGATGGCTTTTTTGCCGCCGGCACCGGCGGCGCCAGCTGTATCTGCTTCAGGTGGCGGCAGGTAGTGATCCAGATTGATGGCATCGCCCTGGATGTCCACCAACAACGCGGTGGTTTCAAAATCGGTAATGCCCGCTTTGCCTTTGATGGTGCTGCTGTCCACCAGAATGGTCAGGGGCTCCAGCATCAGTTGTGTGCTGTCGCCTTTAAACGGCGAGGCTAACGACACTTCGTGCAGCGCGCGTGCGTCTGCCATTGGCGGCAGCGGGCTGCCGAGTGCAATCATCAGTTTTTGCAGGTTGGTGGGCGCTAGTGTCAGATCACCCGAGTAGCGCACGCCCTCGCCGCCCAGCAACAAAATAGCATCGGCACTCAGGTCGGCTCGGGCACTGGTGCCGGCGTGGGTCAGGGTCACAGGGGCTTTAAGGCCTTCAATAATCACCTGATCCAGCGCTTCCGGCAGGCGCAACGTGAGGTTGGCGCGGGTCTCGCCTTTGAGCGTTGAAGCTTCGGGCCGCACCAGCGTAAAGGCGGTGTTAAGGCTGACGGGAATGGCCGAGCCATCCAGCTTCAGGTCGGTGATTTCTGCGCCCAGATCGGTCAGGCTCAGGTGGATGCCGTCGGCTTTGGCAAAGCTCAACTGGCTGTCCTGCAGTGTGAGCCGGGCCAATTGCAACTGTTGCGCCGCATTGAAAGGCTGTCGGGCATTGACCGCTCGCACGTTGCCCAGCTGGTGCGCCCGTGCTATGGCGGGTACCAGTACGGGTGCGTGTTCCGCCGCGGCCACTTTGCCGAGAGACTGCCAATTGCCCACGCCGTGCTTGTTCACCTTCAGATCTATTTTGGCGCCAGTCAGGGTGATGCCGTCGATTTTTACTTCCTGGCTGAACAGGGGTATCAACTGGACCGCAACCGCAAAGCGGTCGATGGCGGCAATGGGGGTGTCTGGCGCTTCGGGTGCGCTTACCGCCACCTGCTCTGCTTTGATGGCAATGCGGGGCCAGAGCTGCCAGCCCAGGTCGCCATCCATTTTCAGGACCACATTGTTCCTGGCGGCGAGCTCGATGATCTGGGGCTTATATTTGTTGGGGTCGAATGTCAGGACCAGCGCGATTGCAGCCAGCACCAACAACAGAATCAGAATAAATAGGATTTTCAGGGCGCGTGCCATAGTTCCTCCTGAGCGTGGCGATGGGGGCCAGTGTAAACCAACCACCGGAGGCTTTTACGCTGGCCGGGCAAATTTTTGCTTTACTTGGTTTTCAGCGGTTCCCCCCTTGGCCCAATACCGTTAGAATGCGCGACTTTCCACTATAGGAAACAGGTGATCACTATGGGAAACAAGACCCCTTTATATGAAAGCCACAAGGCCATGGGCGGCCGGGTGGTGGATTTCGGCGGCTGGGACATGCCAGTGAACTACGGCTCGCAGGTGGAAGAGCACCATAAGGTGCGCACCGATGCCGGCATGTTTGACGTTTCCCACATGACCATTGTGGATGTGACCGGCCCCGAGGCCAAAGCCTACCTGCAGAAGCTGCTGGCCAACGACGTGGCCAAGATTGAATCGGCCATCGGCAAAGCCATGTACACCGGCATGCTGAACGAGCAGGGCGGCGTGATCGACGACCTTATTGTGTACTACCTGGGCGACTGGTATCGCACAGTAGTGAACTGCGCCACCCGCGAAAAAGACCTGTCATGGATGGGCAAGGTAGCGGCCGATTTCGACGTGACCCTGACCGAGCGCCCGGCGCTGGCTATGGTGGCAGTGCAAGGCCCCAATGCCATTGCCAAGGCCCAGCAAGTGCTGCCCGCTCACGCCGATACCATTGCCGCACTCAAGGTGTTCCAGGGCGCGGAAGCCGGCGACTGGTTCATTGCCCGCACCGGCTACACCGGCGAGGATGGCCTGGAAATCATGGTACCCGAGACGGAAGTGGTCGCCTTCTGGCAGGCACTGGCCGACGCCGGCGTGCAGCCCTGTGGCCTGGGCGCGCGCGATACACTGCGCCTGGAAGCCGGCATGAACCTGTACGGCTCCGACATGGATGAGACCATCTCGCCGCTGGAAGCCAACATGGCCTGGACCATTGCCTGGGAACCGGCCGGGCGCGATTTCATCGGCCGCAAAGCGCTGGAAGCCCAGAAAGCGGCGGGCGTTGCGCGCAAGCTGGTGGGGCTGGTGCTGGAAGAAAAAGGCGTGCTGCGCGGTCACCAGAAGGTGATTGTGGAAGGCACTGACCAGACCGGTGAAGTCACCAGTGGCACCTTCTCGCCCACCCTCGGCTATTCTATTGCTCTGGCCCGCGTACCGGCCTCCATCGGCGATTCCTGTCTGGTGGAAATGCGTAACAAACAGGTGCCTGTGAAGGTGGTAAAGCCCAGTTTTGTTCGCAACGGCAAAAAATTAATTTAGAATCCCCTTTTTATAAGATTGACCGCGACGCCCGCGAGAGGAACCCCCAATGAGCGAAATTCGCAAAGAACTCAAATACCTGTCCAGCCACGAGTGGGCGCGTATTGAAGAAGATGGCACCGTTACCATCGGCATTTCAGATCACGCACAGGAAGCGCTGGGCGACGTGGTCTATGTAGAAACGCCGGAAGTCGGCTCCACTGTGAATGCCGGTGAAGAAGCCGGTGTGGTGGAATCGGTAAAGGCCGCCTCTGACATCTACTCGCCCATTTCCGGTGAAGTGATTGCCGTCAACGAAGCACTCGAAGACGCGCCAGAAACCGTTAACAGTTCACCCTACGACGACGGTTGGTTCTTCAAAGTGAAGCCCAACGATTTGTCGGAACTGGATGACGCCCTCGACGCGGCTGGCTACCAGGCAGCTTGCGAAGACGAGTAAGTCGTCAAATAAAAGAACCCCGCTAAAACGGGGTTTTTTTTTGCTCTGGTTTTCTGATTGTGCTGTTCAGGCGCCATCAACGGGCCCTGAAGCGTCTATAGTGGTATTTACCAAGTGGTAGTACTCAGATAACAGCCATGCCCACCATGAAAAGCCAGATCCGCTCGTGGATTGCCCCTTGTCTCAGCCTTGTGCTCGCAGTACTACTCCCTTGGGGACAACTGCTGGCGGCCACGCCCGTTGTGATTCTCGATGCTGCAGGTTTACCGTTACCGGATGCGGTGCTGGTGGTCCCGGGCCAATCCGGTCCGGCGCCGGCGGGGCCGTTTATTGTGGATCAGGTTGATCTGACGTTCGTCCCCCATGTGCTGGTAATTCCCGTAGGGGCTGAAGTGGTATTCCCGAACAGCGATCGTACCCGGCACCACGTCTATTCCTTTTCGGCGCCCAATCAATTCGAATTAAAACTTTACAGGGCTAAAGATGCCCCGCCGGTCAAATTTGATGAGCCCGGAATCGTAGAGTTGGGCTGCAATATTCATGACGAGATGAAAGGGTATCTCTTCGTCACCCGCGAAAACGTCTTTGGTGTCAGCGATGCGCAAGGCAAAGTGGTATTCAACGACCTCGCGGCTGGCGCAAGCGAGGTTATCGTATGGCACCCGGCAATGGGCACGGCTGCACCACAACATTACGCACTGGCGCCGGAAATACGTACTGATATAAGGCCGGTGAGGCCTGATCCTGCACCAAAGAGCGATCTGCGTGACAGGCTCAGGCGGTTTAAAACCCAAGCCACGGAGCCTGCTGGTGACTAGCCTTCGCAGCCAACTGGTGTTGGCGTTTTCCGGTTTGCTGGTGGCGGCGTTGGTCTCTATTACCTGGGTGGTAATCAATACCACGCGTGCAGCGGCGGATAACTTTGCCGAACGGGAATTAGCAATTGCCGAGAAAGTCTTTATCGAGCAATTGTTAAATAACCAGCGCCAGCTCACTGGTCGCGCCCGCTTGCTCGCAGAGGATTTCGGGTTTAGGAAAGCCATTGCAACCGGTGAGCAGGAAACATTGATCAGCGTGCTGGCCAATCACGGTGATCGTGTAGGGGCAACACTGGTGATGTTGGCCGAGCCCGATGGAAAGATTGTGCTGGCTAGCCATAATCTGGATGCATCTGATAGACGATTGCGCGACGTGATGGCCAGTGGCAGCAACGCAACAAGCCAGATACTGGTGGCGGAAGGCAATGCATTTCAATTGGCATTGGTGCCTGTCATGGCGCCCAACCTGATCGCCTGGGTGGGATTGGGGTTTGCCATTGATCAGGCGGCGCTGGATGCACTGAAAGCAATCACAAAAGCCGAGGTTGCGCTTGAAATAGGCGGACGTTTGTCATTGTCTACCACGGCGCAGATACATCGCAAAACCTCCATTGCCGAACTACAGGCGTCTGCTGATTGGTTGGTGCGCCAGGTCAAACTGGATACATCTGATCCTGCGGACCTCAATGCCTATTTGTTGGCTTCACCGGCTGAATTGTCCGCGCCTTTTGCCCAGCTCCAACAACAAATGCAGCTAATTGCTGTGTTCGCTTTGGTGATTACTATTGCTGCGGCTGTCATGCTGGCGAAATCCATCGCCCAGCCCATAGGCTTTCTGGTAAGTGCCGCAGACCGTATCGCCAGCGGTGACTATGACAAACCCGTTGAACAATTCCGTAGTGAAGAATTGGGCCGACTGGCGAAAGCGCTCAATGCACTTCAATCTGCTGTCAAACACCGTGAGGCGCACATTCTTCATCAAGCGACACACGATGAAGAATCGGGTTTGCTCAATAGCTATGGATTGCGCGAGGCACTGGCAGAGCTGTTTAAGGACGACAAAGTGTTTTCATTTAGCCTGGTCTCATTGGAGAACTATAGCCGCATCAGTGACCTTTATGGCTATAGCTTTGTGCGTAAGCACCTGCCGGTTCTGGCTGAACAGCTGGTGCAGCGGCTGGATGCTGATAGTCTGGTTGCGAGGGTGGCTCGGGATCAATTGGCAGTGGTCGCTAAACAACCGATAGAATCACTGAATTCAGCCCTGGCTGACGCCATGGCAGCGCCATGGCCGGCAGGCCAGGTGCAAATACAGTGGGATATCAAACAGGGATTAATGGCTTGTCCCGAAGCCGCCGCTGATAGCGAGCAATTGTTACGTCGGGCCAATGTGGCACTCAAACAAGCACGATTGCGGAATATCCCCGCGTTTACTTATCAATCGGGTTTGGACGAACAGTACCTGAGAAAACTCAATATTACGCAACGTCTGCAACGGGTGACGGAAACCGGTGGGCTTGAATTGCACTATCAGCCCCAAAGTTGCTTATCGACCAGAAAAATTGTGGGTGTCGAAGCGCTCTTGCGTTGGAATGACCCGGAATTGGGACCGGTATTTCCGGATGAGTTTATTCCGCTTGCTGAGGAGACTGGCACGATCAGTTCACTGACCCAATGGGTGTTGAATCAGGCACTGAATGACATAAAAGCGTTGGCATTGGATTATCGGTTGGCGATGGTTTCGATCAATCTATCCGCTAATGATCTGCTGGATGCAACTATGATTCAAAAGCTGTTGGCTGCGCAATTATCGATAGCTGGTAGCGCAACCCAGCTGGAATTTGAAATTACGGAAACCGCTTTAGTGCAGGATGCTGATACTGCGGTGCATCACCTGCATCAGATGGAGTCTGCAGGTATCGGGCTTGCAATGGACGACTTTGGTACAGGCTATTCATCATTGTCGCAATTGAAGCGGCTTCCGGTGAGCAAACTCAAAATAGACAAATCCTTTGTGCTCAGTCTGGTGGATGATGCGGATGACCAAAGTATTGTAAAGGCCACCATTGCGATGGCTAAAGCGCTGTCTTTGAAAGTGATTGCAGAAGGCGTAGAAAACCAAGTCTCTGCCCAACTTCTACAGCAATGGGGCTGTGATGTGATGCAGGGCTACTACCTTGCGAAACCTATGCCCCTGAACAGACTAATTCAATGGCTGAAAGAATATAATGAATCACATTTTCCTCAAGAAACGGTGGGTAACTAGCCTGATTCTGTTTTTATGTGCGCCAATGCTTGCAGCGGCCCAAAGCAAGATATTGGCTACGCCCGGTGCAATGCAGTTGGAAGGCTCGGCGGGTGGCGGTATTGTTCCCTGGGCCGTGATTGGCAGCTACGGCCACGAAGACGAATGGGGTGCTAGTGCGGCACTCACCAAGGTTCAGGTGAATGACCTCTCCATTACCAGCGCCGGCTTTTTGCTGGGCGTTGATAATCGCTGGGAATTCAGTGTGGCATCGCAGCAGCTGCGCTTGGGTGCGGATGCCAACGCAGAACTGGCGGCCGCCACCGCTGGCGCCTGGACCAAACTCACCGTACAGCAAGATATCTTCGGCGTTAAAGCCCGCCTTGCCGGTGATCTGATTTATGGTCAAATGCCGCTAATCGCCGTAGGTCTGCAACACAAGGTAAATCGCGATGCAGAGCTCGCCACACAAGTACTGGGCGCGCATACCAGCCGCGACAATGACTATTACGTGAGTGCCACCAAGCTTTATCTGGACGCGCTTGCCGGTGGCAACCTGCTGGTGAATGCCACCGCCCGCTATACCGCCGCTAATCAGGCTGGCCTGCTCGGCTTTGGCGCCAATGGCAAATTGTCGCCCCGTTGGGTGCCCGAACTGAGCGTGGGCTGGCAATTTGCCAGTCATTGGCTGGTGGGAATGGAATACAGAAAACTCCCCAATGGCCTCGCCTCGGCGCCCGAATCGCGTTGGGCCGACGCGTTTGTTGCCTGGTTCCCGAATAAGCGTATGTCGGTGGTGGCGGCCTATGCGGATTTGGGTGATGTGGCCCTGTGGCCAGAACAGCGTGGATGGTATTTATCGGTACAAATCAATAATTGAAAAAAAGAGTTAAACCATGCGATTGCTATTTTGTTTTCTGGTATGGATTTTGGCGGGTTGTGCCAGCCAAAATACGGACAATCTCTATGAGCGGCTTGGTGGCGAACAAGGTATAATAACCATTGTGGACAACTTGCTTTACGTTATCGCGGAGGATCCGATTATCCGGCCTTTGTTTGAAAAAACCGACCTTGATCGATTTCATGAAAAGTTGTCAGAGCAATTGTGCGAAGTCGCTGGAGGCCCCTGTATTTATACCGGAGACGACATGGTAGAAGTGCATGCCGGGATGGCTATGAACAACCGGCATTTTGATGCGATGGTGACGGCGCTGGACCAAGCAATGCAGGATGCCGGTGTAACGTTCAGCGCGCGTAATGCCATGCTCGCCAGGCTTGCCGCTCTGCATGAACAAGTGATGCAAGAAACTGTCATTCCAAACTAATATGCAGCAAGGAAGAACCCTATTTTCAGAATACTTCTGTACTGAACTTACTGTGGCAAATTTCTTTTTTATTGAAAGTGGCGTACTTCTATTGAACACTATTAATGCGGATGTTGGTAAAATTCGTTCGGCCACGCGCAATCTAGATCTGCACGTAAAGAAGCTCAGGTTAATACAATGATTAAGCATATTACTATTGCATTTCTTGTTTCTATTTTTTTGTTTTCCAGTGGTACACTAGCTAAAAATTCCAATTCTGAAGATAAAAAGTTGCCGCCTGGATTGGAGAAAAAACTTGAAAAAGGTGAAGCGTTGCCACCAGGTTGGCAAAAAAAGCTCATCGTAGGTCACCGCCTTGATGATGGGGTATATCGGCGGGGGCGTGTCATACATCGGGGCGACAATGGTGAAGTCACCATTGAAGTAGAAGATGAGGTTATCCGTGTCATCGAAAATACCCGCGAAATCCTGGAGATTCTGACGGGCAAGCACCAGTCGCATCGCTGAGTTTTAATGAAAAGCGCTGAATAAAACCCAAAAAGTCGCCAGCTGGCGACTTTTTATATTTAACGTTAAAGAAATATCGGCGGTTCCCTGGCAGCCATTATCAAGAAAGTCACTTTGTGCATTACCCAGAAACCGTTAGTAGGGTCCAAAACGCTGGTAGCCTTGCCTGCATTGCTAGCTCCTTTGCCGTCCGGATCAAAATAACCCTATTAGAGCTAGGGTCTTTTGGGCTGCATATATAGACAACGATGCTACATATAGACATGCTACATATAGACAATGCAGATATAGACAAAATTAATAGAAATTGTCTAAATGTGGCATGCGATTGTCCAGATGTAGCATATTGTCTATATGTGGACGGGTCTGTTAATCACACTGTTATGTTTCGTGAGATGAAAAAGTACCTCTTTGCTTTAGCTGTTTTAGTGGCCCCATTGATAATGTGGGTTGCAGTAGAGTCTGCCGGAAAAGCCTATTTAAACTGGGCTATGCAGCCACTAGCGCCAT
This region of Simiduia agarivorans SA1 = DSM 21679 genomic DNA includes:
- a CDS encoding group I truncated hemoglobin translates to MRLLFCFLVWILAGCASQNTDNLYERLGGEQGIITIVDNLLYVIAEDPIIRPLFEKTDLDRFHEKLSEQLCEVAGGPCIYTGDDMVEVHAGMAMNNRHFDAMVTALDQAMQDAGVTFSARNAMLARLAALHEQVMQETVIPN
- a CDS encoding putative bifunctional diguanylate cyclase/phosphodiesterase; its protein translation is MTSLRSQLVLAFSGLLVAALVSITWVVINTTRAAADNFAERELAIAEKVFIEQLLNNQRQLTGRARLLAEDFGFRKAIATGEQETLISVLANHGDRVGATLVMLAEPDGKIVLASHNLDASDRRLRDVMASGSNATSQILVAEGNAFQLALVPVMAPNLIAWVGLGFAIDQAALDALKAITKAEVALEIGGRLSLSTTAQIHRKTSIAELQASADWLVRQVKLDTSDPADLNAYLLASPAELSAPFAQLQQQMQLIAVFALVITIAAAVMLAKSIAQPIGFLVSAADRIASGDYDKPVEQFRSEELGRLAKALNALQSAVKHREAHILHQATHDEESGLLNSYGLREALAELFKDDKVFSFSLVSLENYSRISDLYGYSFVRKHLPVLAEQLVQRLDADSLVARVARDQLAVVAKQPIESLNSALADAMAAPWPAGQVQIQWDIKQGLMACPEAAADSEQLLRRANVALKQARLRNIPAFTYQSGLDEQYLRKLNITQRLQRVTETGGLELHYQPQSCLSTRKIVGVEALLRWNDPELGPVFPDEFIPLAEETGTISSLTQWVLNQALNDIKALALDYRLAMVSINLSANDLLDATMIQKLLAAQLSIAGSATQLEFEITETALVQDADTAVHHLHQMESAGIGLAMDDFGTGYSSLSQLKRLPVSKLKIDKSFVLSLVDDADDQSIVKATIAMAKALSLKVIAEGVENQVSAQLLQQWGCDVMQGYYLAKPMPLNRLIQWLKEYNESHFPQETVGN
- the gcvH gene encoding glycine cleavage system protein GcvH — protein: MSEIRKELKYLSSHEWARIEEDGTVTIGISDHAQEALGDVVYVETPEVGSTVNAGEEAGVVESVKAASDIYSPISGEVIAVNEALEDAPETVNSSPYDDGWFFKVKPNDLSELDDALDAAGYQAACEDE
- the gcvT gene encoding glycine cleavage system aminomethyltransferase GcvT, which produces MGNKTPLYESHKAMGGRVVDFGGWDMPVNYGSQVEEHHKVRTDAGMFDVSHMTIVDVTGPEAKAYLQKLLANDVAKIESAIGKAMYTGMLNEQGGVIDDLIVYYLGDWYRTVVNCATREKDLSWMGKVAADFDVTLTERPALAMVAVQGPNAIAKAQQVLPAHADTIAALKVFQGAEAGDWFIARTGYTGEDGLEIMVPETEVVAFWQALADAGVQPCGLGARDTLRLEAGMNLYGSDMDETISPLEANMAWTIAWEPAGRDFIGRKALEAQKAAGVARKLVGLVLEEKGVLRGHQKVIVEGTDQTGEVTSGTFSPTLGYSIALARVPASIGDSCLVEMRNKQVPVKVVKPSFVRNGKKLI
- a CDS encoding methylamine utilization protein; the encoded protein is MKSQIRSWIAPCLSLVLAVLLPWGQLLAATPVVILDAAGLPLPDAVLVVPGQSGPAPAGPFIVDQVDLTFVPHVLVIPVGAEVVFPNSDRTRHHVYSFSAPNQFELKLYRAKDAPPVKFDEPGIVELGCNIHDEMKGYLFVTRENVFGVSDAQGKVVFNDLAAGASEVIVWHPAMGTAAPQHYALAPEIRTDIRPVRPDPAPKSDLRDRLRRFKTQATEPAGD
- a CDS encoding DUF3034 family protein, producing the protein MLAAAQSKILATPGAMQLEGSAGGGIVPWAVIGSYGHEDEWGASAALTKVQVNDLSITSAGFLLGVDNRWEFSVASQQLRLGADANAELAAATAGAWTKLTVQQDIFGVKARLAGDLIYGQMPLIAVGLQHKVNRDAELATQVLGAHTSRDNDYYVSATKLYLDALAGGNLLVNATARYTAANQAGLLGFGANGKLSPRWVPELSVGWQFASHWLVGMEYRKLPNGLASAPESRWADAFVAWFPNKRMSVVAAYADLGDVALWPEQRGWYLSVQINN